One segment of Acidimicrobiales bacterium DNA contains the following:
- the ccrA gene encoding crotonyl-CoA carboxylase/reductase yields MQQILDAIQAGASSDEFAALPIPESYRAVVVRKDEQEMFAGLPSAEKDPRRSLHVQEIALPEIAPDEAVIAVMASSINFNTVWSAIFEPVSTFGFLSRLGREGYWGARHDQDFHAVGSDASGVVLRVGSAVRKWKPGDKVVVHCNYVDDQDHSSHNDSMLADNQRIWGFETNYGGLADLSVVKANQLMPKPAHLTWEESAVNALCNSTSYRMLVSANAAPMRQGDAVLVWGATGGLGGYAVQYVLNGGGTPVGVVSSPDKVELLKDLGCEAVIDRKAAGYRFWSDEHTQDESEWRRLGKDIRGLIGRDVDIVFEHPGRQTFGASVFVAARGGTIVTCAATSGFMIEFDNRHLWMKLKRIVSSHFANYAEAWEANDLICQGRIQPILSAVHPLEGSGEAAYQVHRNLHEGKIAVLCAAPEEGLGIDDPEFRAEVGEDRVTAFRRHGA; encoded by the coding sequence ATGCAGCAGATCCTCGACGCCATCCAGGCCGGCGCATCCAGTGACGAGTTCGCCGCCCTCCCGATCCCCGAGTCCTACCGCGCCGTGGTCGTCCGCAAGGACGAACAGGAGATGTTCGCCGGTCTCCCCAGCGCCGAGAAGGACCCCCGCCGCTCCCTGCACGTCCAGGAGATCGCGCTCCCGGAGATCGCCCCCGACGAAGCCGTGATCGCCGTCATGGCCAGCTCCATCAACTTCAACACGGTGTGGAGCGCCATCTTCGAGCCGGTGTCCACCTTCGGCTTCCTCTCCCGGCTCGGGCGCGAGGGCTACTGGGGGGCCCGTCACGACCAGGACTTCCACGCCGTGGGCTCCGACGCCTCCGGCGTCGTGCTCCGCGTCGGTTCGGCCGTGCGGAAGTGGAAGCCGGGCGACAAGGTCGTCGTCCACTGCAACTACGTCGACGACCAGGACCACTCGAGCCACAACGACTCGATGCTGGCCGACAACCAGCGCATCTGGGGCTTCGAGACGAACTACGGCGGTCTCGCCGACCTCTCCGTCGTCAAGGCCAACCAGCTCATGCCGAAGCCGGCCCACCTCACCTGGGAGGAGTCGGCGGTCAACGCGCTGTGCAACTCCACCAGCTACCGGATGCTCGTCAGCGCCAACGCCGCCCCGATGCGCCAGGGCGACGCCGTGCTCGTCTGGGGAGCCACCGGCGGGCTCGGCGGCTACGCCGTGCAGTACGTGCTCAACGGCGGCGGCACTCCCGTCGGCGTCGTCTCCTCGCCCGACAAGGTCGAGCTCTTGAAGGACCTCGGGTGTGAGGCCGTGATCGACCGCAAGGCCGCCGGCTACCGGTTCTGGTCCGACGAGCACACCCAGGACGAGAGCGAGTGGCGCCGCCTCGGGAAGGACATCCGCGGGTTGATCGGCCGCGACGTCGACATCGTCTTCGAGCACCCCGGACGCCAGACCTTCGGGGCCTCCGTCTTCGTCGCCGCCCGGGGCGGCACGATCGTCACCTGCGCGGCGACGAGCGGCTTCATGATCGAGTTCGACAACCGCCACCTCTGGATGAAGCTCAAGCGCATCGTCAGCTCGCACTTCGCCAACTACGCCGAGGCGTGGGAGGCCAACGACCTCATCTGCCAGGGCCGGATCCAACCCATCCTGTCGGCGGTCCACCCTCTCGAGGGGTCCGGCGAGGCCGCCTACCAGGTGCACCGCAACCTCCACGAGGGGAAGATCGCCGTGCTCTGCGCCGCGCCCGAGGAGGGCCTCGGCATCGACGACCCCGAGTTCCGTGCCGAGGTCGGCGAAGATCGCGTCACCGCCTTCCGCCGTCACGGCGCCTGA
- the mce gene encoding methylmalonyl-CoA epimerase, which produces MSINVRRPGEDDQQTQTTQSGQTRPLLTEIDHIAIAVPDLGEAIDYYRETFGAVVDHREVVESDGVEEALLKVAESYVQLLTPTRDDSTVAKWLEKRGGPGIHHVGYRVADCGEALDAVKAQGFRVLDDAPRPGSRGTTVAFIHPKDALGTLIELVEE; this is translated from the coding sequence ATGAGCATCAACGTGCGTCGGCCCGGCGAGGACGACCAGCAGACCCAGACCACCCAGTCGGGCCAGACCCGCCCGCTGCTCACCGAGATCGACCACATCGCCATCGCCGTGCCCGACCTCGGCGAGGCCATCGACTACTACCGGGAGACCTTCGGGGCGGTCGTCGACCACCGTGAGGTCGTCGAGAGCGACGGGGTGGAGGAGGCGCTGTTGAAGGTGGCCGAGAGCTACGTCCAGCTCCTCACCCCGACCCGCGACGACTCGACCGTGGCCAAGTGGCTCGAGAAGCGGGGCGGGCCGGGCATCCACCACGTGGGCTACCGGGTGGCCGACTGCGGCGAGGCCCTCGACGCCGTGAAGGCCCAGGGCTTCCGCGTCCTCGACGACGCGCCCCGCCCCGGCTCACGGGGCACGACGGTGGCCTTCATCCACCCGAAGGACGCGCTGGGCACGCTGATCGAGCTCGTCGAGGAGTAG
- the xseA gene encoding exodeoxyribonuclease VII large subunit: MPERTFTVVELAAAVAEVVEGRFGSGLWVEGEVASMSRSRQGHVYFDLVDRPPEGGAPVAAIPTVLWSSARERVNALLRRHDSIRIVDGVRIRIGGRIEFYPPKGRLQLQMQQIDPTYTLGLLAGERDRVVRLLEAEGLLHRNRGLVLGLSPRRVGLVTAARSAAEADVLQTLRDSGLAWEVVHVDTRVQGVGAEREVAAALHTVVRHDVDVVALVRGGGARTDLAVFDHELVARTIAGLPVPVITGIGHETDQSVADLVAHRSERTPTACAHALVEHVRSGAARAEQAWTGIARLATATLDRADADADGRARRAARAGRARIDLAEHRLADDQRRLRRRAADATSSGAARLERRAGRVAAASRAHLRVHDQRMARAVTDLRAGGARALLGAEHRVELQAARAAALDPGRALARGWTITRTVTGAVVRGTIDVSPGDRIVTTVRDGTITSVVEAGPEPRTESDADAR, from the coding sequence ATGCCCGAGCGCACCTTCACCGTGGTGGAACTGGCCGCCGCCGTCGCCGAGGTCGTGGAGGGCCGGTTCGGCAGCGGCCTGTGGGTCGAGGGCGAGGTGGCCTCGATGAGCCGGAGCCGCCAAGGGCACGTCTACTTCGACCTCGTCGACCGTCCCCCGGAGGGCGGTGCTCCCGTCGCGGCCATCCCCACCGTGCTGTGGTCCTCGGCGCGCGAGCGCGTCAATGCGCTGCTGCGCCGCCACGACAGCATCCGCATCGTCGACGGGGTACGGATCCGGATCGGAGGGCGCATCGAGTTCTACCCACCCAAGGGCCGGCTGCAGCTCCAGATGCAGCAGATAGATCCCACGTACACCCTGGGCCTGTTGGCCGGCGAGCGCGATCGTGTCGTGCGGCTCCTCGAGGCGGAAGGGCTGCTGCACCGCAACAGGGGCCTCGTCCTCGGGCTGTCACCGCGGCGCGTGGGACTCGTGACGGCGGCACGTAGCGCGGCGGAGGCCGACGTGCTGCAGACCCTCCGCGACAGCGGGCTGGCCTGGGAGGTCGTCCACGTCGACACCCGGGTGCAGGGCGTCGGCGCCGAACGCGAGGTCGCAGCGGCGCTGCACACCGTGGTGCGCCACGACGTGGACGTGGTGGCCCTCGTCCGCGGCGGTGGAGCCCGCACCGACCTCGCCGTCTTCGACCACGAGCTCGTCGCGCGCACCATCGCCGGCCTGCCCGTCCCGGTGATCACCGGCATCGGCCACGAGACCGACCAGAGCGTCGCCGACCTCGTCGCCCACCGCAGCGAGCGCACGCCCACCGCCTGCGCGCACGCGCTGGTCGAACACGTCAGGTCCGGAGCGGCCCGCGCCGAGCAGGCCTGGACCGGCATCGCCAGGCTCGCCACCGCGACCCTCGATCGGGCGGACGCCGACGCCGACGGGCGCGCCCGACGCGCCGCCCGGGCCGGGCGCGCCCGGATCGACCTCGCCGAGCACCGCCTCGCCGACGACCAGCGCCGCCTGCGCCGGCGCGCCGCCGACGCGACCTCCTCCGGTGCCGCCCGCCTCGAGCGCCGCGCCGGGCGAGTCGCCGCGGCCTCACGAGCCCACCTCCGTGTGCACGACCAGCGGATGGCCCGGGCCGTCACCGACCTCCGGGCCGGCGGCGCCCGCGCGCTGCTCGGTGCGGAGCACCGGGTCGAGCTGCAGGCCGCACGGGCCGCCGCCCTCGACCCGGGTCGGGCCCTCGCCCGGGGATGGACGATCACCCGGACCGTGACCGGCGCCGTGGTCCGTGGCACCATCGACGTCTCGCCCGGGGATCGCATCGTCACGACGGTCCGCGACGGCACCATCACCTCGGTCGTCGAGGCCGGCCCGGAACCACGAACGGAGAGCGACGCCGATGCCCGCTGA
- the xseB gene encoding exodeoxyribonuclease VII small subunit, translating to MPAEATADGDHDDLAYADAVAELEEILTELDRDDVDVDRLAEQVQRAASLITLCRSRLQAARVEVTRIVADLDTLDTGDTPDGPVPSAVDAASPDGPGATP from the coding sequence ATGCCCGCTGAGGCCACCGCCGACGGGGACCACGACGACCTCGCGTACGCCGACGCGGTCGCGGAGCTCGAGGAGATCCTCACCGAGCTCGACCGCGACGACGTCGACGTCGACCGGCTCGCCGAGCAGGTGCAACGGGCGGCGTCGCTGATCACCCTGTGCCGCAGCCGCCTCCAGGCCGCCCGCGTCGAGGTGACCCGCATCGTGGCCGACCTCGACACCCTCGACACCGGCGACACCCCCGACGGCCCTGTGCCCTCCGCCGTCGACGCCGCCTCGCCCGACGGCCCAGGGGCCACCCCGTGA
- a CDS encoding polyprenyl synthetase family protein, translated as MSAERPTSAVAPPALLAVAGPVEDRLREILAEETARWLDVDGDLAAPLDVLTRFVLNGGKRLRPAFCHWAFVGAGGDPDDPLVVDAGAAFELLHAFALVHDDVMDGSHTRRGEQTVHLEFEDLHGRSDWRGEPRRFGEGVAILVGDLADVYADRLMGATPPPTFAVWSELKIELNVGQYLDVLGTARPGTDLATAHRIARYKSGKYTIERPLHVGAALAGRFDELETALSAYGAPLGEAFQLRDDILGVFGDAARTGKPVGDDLREGKPTPLLATALQWASGPDAALLERVGAADLDDDEVRALQQVLVDSGAKAHIEATIGDLTDVALHTLERSPLRPEAVDALTDLAHYVAARDL; from the coding sequence GTGAGCGCCGAGCGGCCGACGTCGGCCGTCGCCCCCCCGGCCCTGCTCGCCGTGGCCGGACCGGTCGAGGACCGCCTGCGGGAGATCCTCGCCGAGGAGACGGCCCGGTGGCTCGACGTCGACGGCGACCTCGCCGCCCCGCTCGACGTGCTCACCCGGTTCGTCCTGAACGGCGGCAAACGCCTGCGCCCGGCGTTCTGCCACTGGGCGTTCGTCGGCGCGGGCGGTGACCCCGACGACCCGCTGGTGGTCGACGCCGGTGCCGCGTTCGAACTCCTCCACGCGTTCGCCCTCGTGCACGACGACGTGATGGACGGGTCCCACACGCGACGGGGCGAGCAGACCGTCCACCTCGAGTTCGAGGACCTGCACGGGCGGAGCGACTGGCGGGGCGAGCCGCGTCGCTTCGGCGAGGGGGTGGCGATCCTCGTCGGCGACCTGGCCGACGTGTACGCCGACCGGCTCATGGGAGCGACCCCGCCCCCCACCTTCGCGGTGTGGAGCGAGCTCAAGATCGAGCTCAACGTCGGGCAGTACCTCGACGTCCTCGGCACCGCCCGGCCCGGCACCGACCTCGCCACCGCCCACCGGATCGCCCGCTACAAGTCCGGCAAGTACACGATCGAGCGCCCGTTGCACGTCGGGGCGGCGCTGGCCGGTCGGTTCGACGAGCTCGAAACGGCGCTGTCGGCGTACGGCGCGCCCCTCGGTGAGGCCTTCCAGCTTCGCGACGACATCCTCGGGGTGTTCGGCGACGCCGCCCGCACCGGCAAGCCCGTGGGCGACGACCTGCGCGAGGGCAAGCCCACCCCGCTGCTGGCCACCGCGTTGCAGTGGGCGAGCGGGCCCGACGCCGCCCTGCTCGAACGCGTGGGTGCCGCCGACCTCGACGACGACGAGGTGCGGGCGCTGCAACAGGTGCTGGTCGACTCCGGCGCCAAGGCGCACATCGAGGCCACCATCGGCGACCTCACCGACGTGGCGCTGCACACCCTCGAGCGCTCGCCGCTCCGGCCCGAGGCCGTCGACGCCCTCACCGACCTCGCCCACTACGTCGCCGCCCGCGACCTCTGA
- a CDS encoding alpha/beta hydrolase, with protein MSRTTERLPSGRLHLALHTLAPGDGRPLLLLHGLGERTPATRPAWTAAWPGPVLGLDFTGHGESGVPRGGGYTPEGLTYDVDAVLQRHGPVTVVGRGLGAWIALLVAGGRPRLVHGAILADGPGLAGGGHQPPSPYVTLLDPDPDVTPDPYALLELSRDVRPPDYALDFVRFAVEDSEVPAPIVVSARVRPDWLAAVAADIGVLDLPLEEALRTLR; from the coding sequence GTGAGCCGCACCACCGAGCGGTTGCCGTCGGGGCGCCTCCACCTGGCGCTGCACACCCTCGCCCCCGGCGACGGGCGGCCGCTGCTGTTGCTGCACGGTCTCGGTGAACGCACCCCCGCGACGCGACCGGCCTGGACGGCGGCGTGGCCCGGGCCGGTGCTCGGGCTCGACTTCACCGGGCACGGCGAGTCGGGCGTCCCCAGGGGTGGCGGGTACACGCCCGAGGGGCTCACCTACGACGTGGACGCCGTGCTCCAGCGCCACGGCCCGGTCACGGTCGTCGGACGGGGCCTCGGGGCCTGGATCGCGCTCCTCGTGGCCGGTGGGCGTCCCCGGCTCGTGCACGGGGCGATCCTGGCCGACGGCCCGGGCCTGGCCGGGGGTGGTCACCAACCCCCGTCGCCCTACGTGACCCTCCTCGACCCCGACCCCGACGTCACCCCCGACCCCTATGCGCTGCTCGAGCTCTCGCGTGACGTGCGCCCTCCCGACTACGCGCTCGACTTCGTGCGCTTCGCGGTGGAGGACAGTGAGGTTCCGGCGCCCATCGTCGTCAGCGCCCGGGTGCGTCCCGACTGGTTGGCCGCCGTCGCCGCCGACATCGGCGTCCTCGACCTGCCCCTCGAGGAGGCGCTCCGAACGCTGCGCTGA
- a CDS encoding alpha/beta hydrolase, with translation MAHTEETRSVPGARAPDRTRRLHGSGLDLALNEWGDPGDPLLALVHGGFDFSRTFDVFAPLLADAGWRVVAWDARGHGDSEHAHLYSWAADVRDHYAVLAELTDAPICVVGHSKGGGQMLDLLDARPGLARAFVNLDGLPSQHSAPDISDRERRRMRRADLEASLDRRVRRNELRRRPDTIEGLAGRRAPMNPRLSRAWLEYLVTVGARRDDDGWRWKIDPVLHLGGFGPWRPQWSMDHLAALPMPFLGVLSGVADDPMGWNSRRADVEPYLPPGGRLEFCDDIGHFLHIEQPRAMADLVLEFLEPHR, from the coding sequence GTGGCCCACACCGAGGAGACGAGGAGCGTGCCCGGCGCCCGGGCCCCGGATCGCACCCGTCGGCTGCACGGGAGCGGCCTCGACCTGGCGCTGAACGAGTGGGGCGACCCCGGCGATCCCCTCCTCGCCCTGGTCCACGGAGGGTTCGACTTCTCCCGGACGTTCGACGTGTTCGCGCCGCTGCTGGCCGACGCCGGCTGGCGGGTCGTGGCGTGGGACGCCCGGGGGCACGGTGACTCCGAGCACGCCCACCTCTACAGCTGGGCCGCCGACGTGCGCGACCACTACGCGGTGCTCGCCGAGCTCACCGACGCCCCGATCTGTGTGGTCGGCCACTCGAAGGGCGGCGGACAGATGCTCGACCTGCTCGACGCCCGCCCCGGGCTGGCCCGTGCCTTCGTCAACCTCGACGGACTGCCCTCGCAGCACTCCGCGCCGGACATCAGCGATCGCGAGCGGCGCCGCATGCGCCGGGCCGACCTCGAGGCGTCGCTCGACCGCCGGGTGCGACGCAACGAGCTCCGTCGCCGCCCCGACACCATCGAGGGGCTGGCCGGCCGCCGGGCCCCGATGAACCCCCGCCTGAGCCGTGCGTGGCTCGAGTACCTCGTCACCGTCGGTGCCCGTCGTGACGACGACGGCTGGCGCTGGAAGATCGATCCGGTGCTGCACCTCGGCGGGTTCGGACCCTGGCGGCCCCAGTGGTCGATGGACCACCTGGCCGCCCTGCCGATGCCGTTCCTCGGGGTCCTCTCGGGGGTGGCCGACGACCCGATGGGCTGGAACAGCCGTCGCGCCGACGTCGAGCCCTACCTGCCGCCCGGTGGGCGCCTCGAGTTCTGCGACGACATCGGCCACTTCCTCCACATCGAGCAGCCCCGGGCGATGGCCGACCTCGTCCTCGAGTTCCTGGAGCCCCACCGGTGA